The following coding sequences are from one Salvia hispanica cultivar TCC Black 2014 chromosome 3, UniMelb_Shisp_WGS_1.0, whole genome shotgun sequence window:
- the LOC125212057 gene encoding uncharacterized protein LOC125212057 isoform X1 produces the protein MDLLNRSCCLGLSPHLQKLPPSRFLGRDILHICPTKLHYRHGGYTKALAGQNNVKKLRKRQKMQKEKQGVLDETEGVDEDKMSSEINEAQASVLVPSRSSVLQACTFTSLSIAALGVLIRQVSHFVSGEGSPVLDCSEDITFSVESWHFGLIIGSVILVSSCRLLLLKIWPDFAESSKAANQQVLTSLEPLDYLVVAFLPGISEELLFRGALMPLFGVNWMSIFAVAALFGVLHLGSGRKYSFAVWATFVGVVYGYTTSLSSSIVVPVASHALNNLVGGISWRLSSDAD, from the exons ATGGATTTGCTCAACAGAAGCTGCTGCCTTGGGCTATCTCCTCATCTTCAAAAGTTGCCTCCTTCCCGATTCCTGG GTAGAGATATACTACATATTTGTCCCACCAAATTACACTAT AGACATGGAGGTTATACAAAAGCTTTGGCTGGTCAGAATAACGTCAAAAAGTTGAGAAAACGACAGAAAATGCAAAAGGAGAAGCAGGGGGTTTTAGATGAAACTGAAGGTGTAGATGAAGATAAGATGTCTTCTGAAATTAATGAAGCTCAAGCTTCAGTTTTGGTCCCATCAAGGAGTAGTGTGCTTCAAGCCTGCACTTTCACTTCTCTTTCCATAGCTGCTTTGGGGGTTTTAATTAGGCAG GTTTCTCATTTTGTGTCGGGAGAGGGGTCGCCTGTTCTTGACTGTTCCGAGGATATAACTT TTAGTGTCGAGTCATGGCATTTCGGGCTGATTATAGGATCAGTAATCCTGGTATCATCATGTCGTCTCTTGCTACTGAAGATATGGCCAGATTTTGCCGAGTCTAGTAAAGCAGCTAATCAGCAG GTTCTTACTTCCTTGGAGCCTCTCGATTACTTGGTCGTAGCATTTTTACCTGGAATCAGTGAG GAACTTCTCTTCCGTGGGGCATTAATGCCTCTCTTTGGCGTTAACTGGATGAGTATCTTCGCGGTTGCAGCACTATTCGGTGTCCTGCACCTCGGAAGTGGCAGGAAATATTCATTTGCAGTCTG GGCAACTTTTGTTGGGGTTGTGTACGGTTACACGACAAGTTTGTCGTCAAGTATCGTTGTGCCTGTGGCGTCTCATGCCCTGAACAACTTGGTCGGAGGCATTAGCTGGCGTCTCTCTTCAGACGCGGATTAG
- the LOC125212057 gene encoding uncharacterized protein LOC125212057 isoform X2 encodes MLFKLYYQRHGGYTKALAGQNNVKKLRKRQKMQKEKQGVLDETEGVDEDKMSSEINEAQASVLVPSRSSVLQACTFTSLSIAALGVLIRQVSHFVSGEGSPVLDCSEDITFSVESWHFGLIIGSVILVSSCRLLLLKIWPDFAESSKAANQQVLTSLEPLDYLVVAFLPGISEELLFRGALMPLFGVNWMSIFAVAALFGVLHLGSGRKYSFAVWATFVGVVYGYTTSLSSSIVVPVASHALNNLVGGISWRLSSDAD; translated from the exons ATGCTCTTCAAATTGTACTATCAG AGACATGGAGGTTATACAAAAGCTTTGGCTGGTCAGAATAACGTCAAAAAGTTGAGAAAACGACAGAAAATGCAAAAGGAGAAGCAGGGGGTTTTAGATGAAACTGAAGGTGTAGATGAAGATAAGATGTCTTCTGAAATTAATGAAGCTCAAGCTTCAGTTTTGGTCCCATCAAGGAGTAGTGTGCTTCAAGCCTGCACTTTCACTTCTCTTTCCATAGCTGCTTTGGGGGTTTTAATTAGGCAG GTTTCTCATTTTGTGTCGGGAGAGGGGTCGCCTGTTCTTGACTGTTCCGAGGATATAACTT TTAGTGTCGAGTCATGGCATTTCGGGCTGATTATAGGATCAGTAATCCTGGTATCATCATGTCGTCTCTTGCTACTGAAGATATGGCCAGATTTTGCCGAGTCTAGTAAAGCAGCTAATCAGCAG GTTCTTACTTCCTTGGAGCCTCTCGATTACTTGGTCGTAGCATTTTTACCTGGAATCAGTGAG GAACTTCTCTTCCGTGGGGCATTAATGCCTCTCTTTGGCGTTAACTGGATGAGTATCTTCGCGGTTGCAGCACTATTCGGTGTCCTGCACCTCGGAAGTGGCAGGAAATATTCATTTGCAGTCTG GGCAACTTTTGTTGGGGTTGTGTACGGTTACACGACAAGTTTGTCGTCAAGTATCGTTGTGCCTGTGGCGTCTCATGCCCTGAACAACTTGGTCGGAGGCATTAGCTGGCGTCTCTCTTCAGACGCGGATTAG